A window of the Pelagicoccus albus genome harbors these coding sequences:
- a CDS encoding nucleotide pyrophosphohydrolase, with translation MCLSDTSTPIETLKQRALASAEERDWGQFHSLKNLSIALAGEAAELMEPFQWLEGTQSDELLEDAKSREAVEDELADVVIYALQFANRGNIDLSSAIERKMRKNAFKYPVELSKGSARKLGLSSDKK, from the coding sequence ATGTGTTTGTCCGATACCTCTACCCCGATCGAGACGCTTAAGCAGAGAGCTCTAGCCTCAGCGGAAGAGAGGGATTGGGGCCAGTTTCATTCCCTTAAGAATCTGAGCATCGCTCTTGCTGGAGAGGCGGCGGAGCTTATGGAGCCGTTTCAGTGGCTGGAAGGTACCCAAAGCGATGAGCTTTTGGAAGATGCTAAAAGCCGGGAAGCCGTGGAGGACGAGCTCGCCGACGTGGTGATCTACGCTTTGCAGTTTGCCAACCGTGGAAACATCGACCTCAGCTCAGCGATCGAGCGTAAGATGCGAAAGAACGCTTTTAAGTATCCGGTCGAACTCTCGAAGGGGAGTGCTCGAAAGTTGGGGTTGAGCTCTGACAAGAAATGA
- a CDS encoding FIST signal transduction protein, with amino-acid sequence MIVESSSSPRIEDLSEALARISMAEGVGLMLVLACDANAYSPAAINPILQSCPIPILGGIFPQVMAGGRLLEEGYVILGFPTQSQVFTIPRLSDPDVDFESALESLPVSLPGSKTMFVFVDGLSSQINRFVEEVFAVFGLEQNYIGGGAGSLSFESKPCLITPQGLVREAAVLAFADLEIGVGVAHGWRDLAGPFEVTESKGNAIASLDWRPACEVYREAIESIAGDSFEGVDFFNVAKNYPFGISKLGTEKVVRDPIGVNEDGAIICVGEVPEHSLVYILTGEPDTLIEASGQALSLGCQAASSAGESRGCLLLDCISRYLFLGERFGEEFFQLAERSGMSQVVGALTLGEIANNRKDYLEFYNKTAVAGIFES; translated from the coding sequence ATGATAGTCGAATCCAGTTCCAGTCCTCGAATTGAGGATTTGTCCGAAGCTCTGGCCCGCATCTCGATGGCTGAAGGCGTTGGATTGATGCTGGTGTTAGCGTGCGATGCGAATGCTTACAGCCCCGCTGCTATCAATCCAATCCTGCAAAGTTGCCCAATCCCCATTCTGGGTGGCATCTTTCCGCAAGTCATGGCCGGCGGTCGGCTTTTGGAAGAAGGCTACGTCATCCTCGGCTTTCCAACTCAGTCTCAGGTTTTTACAATCCCTCGCTTGAGCGATCCTGATGTCGATTTCGAGTCAGCCCTCGAATCCTTGCCCGTTTCTCTCCCCGGATCGAAAACGATGTTCGTTTTCGTCGACGGTCTTTCTAGCCAGATTAACCGCTTCGTAGAAGAGGTTTTTGCGGTTTTTGGTCTTGAGCAGAACTACATCGGAGGCGGTGCTGGGTCTCTCAGTTTCGAGTCGAAACCGTGCCTTATCACGCCGCAAGGTTTGGTTCGCGAAGCTGCGGTCCTTGCATTTGCCGATTTGGAAATCGGGGTGGGAGTCGCCCATGGCTGGCGAGATTTAGCTGGGCCTTTCGAGGTGACCGAATCGAAGGGGAATGCGATCGCATCGCTCGATTGGAGACCCGCCTGCGAGGTTTACCGGGAGGCCATCGAATCCATCGCGGGCGACAGTTTCGAAGGGGTGGACTTTTTCAACGTGGCTAAGAATTATCCCTTTGGCATAAGCAAACTTGGGACCGAGAAGGTCGTTCGTGATCCGATCGGGGTGAACGAGGACGGAGCTATAATTTGTGTGGGAGAAGTGCCTGAGCATTCTCTAGTCTATATTCTTACGGGCGAACCGGATACCTTGATCGAAGCTTCTGGCCAGGCGTTGAGCCTTGGTTGCCAAGCTGCGAGCTCCGCCGGCGAATCGCGTGGCTGCCTGTTGCTGGACTGCATTTCCCGCTACCTGTTTTTGGGGGAACGATTCGGTGAGGAATTTTTCCAGCTCGCGGAGCGGAGTGGGATGAGTCAGGTCGTGGGAGCTTTGACTTTGGGAGAGATAGCGAACAACCGGAAAGATTATCTGGAGTTCTACAACAAGACCGCGGTAGCGGGAATTTTCGAATCCTGA